In Drosophila santomea strain STO CAGO 1482 chromosome 2L, Prin_Dsan_1.1, whole genome shotgun sequence, a single window of DNA contains:
- the LOC120443810 gene encoding uncharacterized protein LOC120443810 gives MEGSKQFLNIFLVIKILYILPIGIICLLILAIQVANYRLDDFVLVTYLRYIEQQQRARSYTPESWERGINLMVGVHISILYVLFRVRERMRLQTIEDTRRQQEIEDLFRMETEFMEQLRSQGIELEDHTLDSNCA, from the coding sequence ATGGAAGGTTCCAAACAATTTCTGAATATTTTCTTGGTCATTAAAATCTTATACATTCTGCCGATTGGTATTATATGTTTGCTGATACTGGCGATTCAGGTGGCGAACTATCGGCTTGATGACTTTGTACTTGTCACCTACTTGCGCTACAtagagcagcagcagcgagcGCGTTCGTACACTCCGGAATCTTGGGAAAGAGGAATCAATTTAATGGTGGGTGTCCACATCTCCATCCTATATGTGCTATTTCGGGTGAGAGAGCGTATGAGGCTGCAGACTATAGAGGATACCCGCCGTCAGCAGGAGATCGAGGATCTGTTTCGAATGGAGACAGAGTTCATGGAGCAGCTGCGATCCCAAGGCATCGAACTGGAGGATCACACTTTGGATTCGAACTGCGCATAA